The following proteins are co-located in the Oncorhynchus gorbuscha isolate QuinsamMale2020 ecotype Even-year linkage group LG22, OgorEven_v1.0, whole genome shotgun sequence genome:
- the LOC124009981 gene encoding vasoactive intestinal polypeptide receptor 2-like isoform X3 — MFFGRNGNINKNCTADGWSDVFPNISSVCGAEEKHEKLVFFTVVKTLYTLGHSLSLIALTTGSAILCLFRKLHCTRNYIHLNLFFSFILRAVAVLVKDDILFSRNQCSEQPSLIGCKASLVIFQYFIMANFFWLLVEGLYLHTLLIVIFSENRHFIVYLLIGWGFPTVFVSAWAITRVYFEDTGCWEQNDNPIPKWVINVPIGFSIMVNFLLFISIIRILVQKLRCPDVGGNDQSQYRRLAKSTLLLIPLFGIHYVVFVSLNESMENYKIFFDLAIGSFQGLVVAILYCFLNSEVQGELKRKWRSICLNCHMARNYTQHNTYASRNGSENMAQFQRNSRAQSFLQSETTVV; from the exons GAAACATAAACAAGAACTGTACAGCGGACGGATGGTCTGATGTTTTCCCCAACatcagcagtgtgtgtggggCAGAAGAAAAGCATGAGAAG CTTGTCTTCTTTACGGTGGTGAAGACTCTGTATACGCTGGGCCACAGTTTGTCTTTGATCGCCCTCACAACCGGGAGCGCCATTCTCTGTCTATTCAG AAAACTCCACTGCACGCGGAACTACATTCACCTCAACCTGTTCTTTTCCTTCATCCTGAGAGCGGTGGCAGTCCTTGTGAAGGACGACATCCTCTTCTCTCGCAATCAGTGCTCTGAGCAGCCTTCGCTG ATTGGATGCAAGGCGAGCCTGGTGATTTTTCAATACTTTATCATGGCCAACTTCTTCTGGTTGCTGGTCGAGGGCCTCTACCTCCATACGCTTCTGATTGTCATCTTCTCTGAAAATAGACACTTCATTGTTTATCTTCTCATCGGCTGGG GATTCCCAACCGTGTTCGTTTCTGCATGGGCTATAACAAGGGTTTATTTTGAGGATACTGG ATGCTGGGAACAGAATGATAACCCAATCCCCAAGTGGGTGATCAATGTACCCATAGGCTTCTCCATCATG GTGAACTTCCTCCTGTTCATCAGTATTATAAGGATTCTGGTTCAGAAGCTGAGGTGTCCTGATGTGGGTGGCAACGACCAGTCACAATACAG GAGGTTGGCCAAATCCACTCTCCTGCTGATCCCCCTGTTTGGCATCCATTATGTTGTCTTTGTGTCTCTCAATGAATCCATGGAAAATTATAAAATCTTCTTTGACCTTGCTATCGGATCCTTTCAG GGCCTGGTGGTTGCCATCCTGTACTGTTTCTTAAACAGTGAG GTTCAAGGGGAACTCAAGAGAAAATGGCGGAGTATATGCCTCAACTGCCATATGGCCAGAAACTACACCCAGCACAACACCTACGCCTCCAGAAACGGCTCAGAGAACATGGCTCAGTTCCAACGTAATTCTCGTGCTCAGTCCTTCCTGCAGTCAGAGACCACTGTAGTGTGA